In the genome of Candidatus Nanopelagicales bacterium, one region contains:
- a CDS encoding CBS domain-containing protein, with amino-acid sequence MKISHIISSKGDFVATVPPDATVADLLAALAQHGVGALVVSADGRAIDGIVSERDVVRTLARDGQEVLARSVAEIMTRQVQCAPPDADVADIMGVMTEQRVRHVPVVDADGSLVGIVSIGDVVKNRLGELEGEREALMDYVTRGH; translated from the coding sequence GTGAAGATCTCGCACATCATCAGCTCCAAGGGCGACTTCGTCGCGACCGTGCCCCCGGACGCGACGGTGGCGGACCTGCTCGCCGCGCTCGCGCAGCACGGCGTCGGCGCGCTGGTGGTGTCCGCGGACGGCCGCGCGATCGACGGGATCGTGTCCGAGCGGGACGTGGTGCGCACCCTCGCGCGTGACGGGCAGGAGGTCCTGGCGCGGTCGGTCGCCGAGATCATGACCCGGCAGGTGCAGTGCGCGCCCCCGGACGCCGACGTGGCGGACATCATGGGCGTGATGACCGAGCAGCGGGTCCGGCACGTCCCCGTCGTGGACGCCGACGGCTCGCTGGTCGGCATCGTGAGCATCGGCGACGTCGTGAAGAACCGCCTCGGCGAGCTCGAGGGCGAGCGCGAGGCACTGATGGACTATGTGACCCGCGGCCACTGA
- a CDS encoding cytochrome P450, which produces MSSPAPAPRRDADVPDRRYFRTPATAPGPAGPQMLSAFWQIRRNPLAYLERVWREYGDVVQFPIPSPPSYLVVDPDGVRRVLQANARNYGKRTIQYRSLSLVTGEGLLTADTDAWKRQRRLVQPAFHHESVNRVGDHVAIAGERLLDQWDSLPDGSVVDVDEAMMHAALEVVGRALFGTDLSGDAGRLATATLAALDVVIARARTPVSPPSWLPTPDNRRLAAALRELDGAVTAMLAERGRRTADPSEPDMLDLLLSARDDTGAGLSRSEVRDQVVTFLVAGHETVASALTWSWALLAEHPEQQERLAAEAHEALGGRFPGVADLPALPYARAVFDEALRLYPPAWLITRRSHEADEVGGRSLPAGSLVILSPWLLHRHPDLWDRPEQFAPERFLGDGVDRRGFIPFGAGPRLCIGRDFAYVEGVLLLAAVAARYRVDRVPGTPRPVAEPLVTVRPVAGLPLRLTRRG; this is translated from the coding sequence ATGTCGAGCCCGGCGCCGGCCCCCCGCCGCGACGCCGACGTCCCCGACCGGCGCTACTTCCGGACCCCCGCGACCGCCCCCGGGCCCGCCGGTCCGCAGATGCTCTCGGCGTTCTGGCAGATCCGCCGCAACCCGTTGGCCTACCTGGAGCGGGTGTGGCGCGAGTACGGCGACGTCGTGCAGTTCCCGATCCCTTCACCGCCGTCGTACCTCGTCGTCGACCCCGACGGCGTCCGCCGCGTCCTGCAGGCCAACGCCCGCAACTACGGCAAGCGCACCATCCAGTACCGCTCGCTCAGCCTGGTCACCGGGGAGGGGCTGCTCACCGCGGACACCGACGCCTGGAAGCGGCAGCGCCGGCTGGTCCAGCCGGCCTTCCACCACGAGTCGGTGAACCGCGTCGGCGACCACGTCGCCATCGCGGGGGAGCGGCTGCTCGACCAATGGGACTCGCTGCCCGACGGCAGCGTCGTGGACGTGGACGAGGCCATGATGCACGCGGCTCTGGAGGTCGTGGGCCGGGCGCTGTTCGGCACCGACCTGTCCGGTGACGCCGGCCGGCTGGCGACCGCCACCCTGGCCGCGCTCGACGTCGTGATTGCGCGCGCCCGCACCCCGGTGTCCCCGCCGTCCTGGCTGCCTACCCCCGACAACCGCCGGCTGGCTGCCGCGCTGCGGGAGCTCGACGGCGCCGTGACCGCGATGCTGGCCGAGCGGGGTCGCCGTACGGCCGACCCGAGCGAGCCGGACATGCTGGACCTGCTGCTCTCGGCGCGCGACGACACCGGTGCCGGCCTGTCCCGCTCCGAGGTGCGCGACCAGGTGGTCACCTTCCTCGTCGCGGGCCACGAGACGGTGGCCAGCGCGCTGACCTGGTCGTGGGCGCTGCTGGCGGAGCACCCCGAGCAGCAGGAGCGGCTGGCCGCCGAGGCTCACGAGGCCCTGGGAGGTCGCTTCCCCGGCGTCGCGGACCTGCCGGCACTGCCCTACGCCCGGGCCGTGTTCGACGAGGCGCTGCGGCTGTACCCGCCCGCCTGGCTGATCACCCGGCGGTCGCACGAGGCCGACGAGGTCGGCGGCCGCTCGCTGCCCGCCGGGTCGCTGGTGATCCTCAGCCCCTGGCTGCTGCACCGGCACCCGGACCTGTGGGACCGGCCGGAGCAGTTCGCGCCGGAACGGTTCCTCGGCGACGGGGTGGACCGGCGCGGCTTCATCCCTTTCGGTGCCGGCCCGCGGCTGTGCATCGGCCGGGACTTCGCGTACGTCGAGGGGGTGCTGCTGCTGGCCGCCGTGGCGGCCCGCTACCGGGTCGACCGGGTGCCGGGGACCCCGCGGCCCGTGGCGGAGCCGCTGGTCACGGTCCGGCCGGTCGCCGGCCTCCCGCTGCGGCTCACCCGCCGCGGGTGA
- a CDS encoding class I SAM-dependent methyltransferase produces MDEHAGPDVDQRRQSFGGWAREYDRFRPGYPDAVVAWMLAPVAGADGGARAPVLDLGSGTGLLARSVLRLGHRVLVVEPDDRMRAVAAELVGKGSSYAGSAEGIPLPDASVDAVLVGQAWHWVDPVRAVPEVARVLRPGGVLGIVWNLRDDREPWVAALGDLLALEDGYLGFRSVDVPQLDDALFSPVTRHDVEHRVDVDEERLVALVGTFSAIALRPDSAQVLQRVRDLVRGRPELDPEGFVLPYVALAYRAVRH; encoded by the coding sequence GTGGACGAACACGCGGGACCGGACGTGGACCAACGGCGGCAGTCGTTCGGCGGCTGGGCCCGCGAGTACGACCGGTTCCGCCCGGGCTACCCGGACGCCGTCGTCGCCTGGATGCTGGCGCCGGTCGCGGGGGCCGACGGGGGCGCCCGCGCGCCGGTCCTGGACCTGGGCTCCGGGACGGGACTGCTGGCCCGGTCCGTGCTGCGCCTGGGCCACCGGGTGCTGGTGGTGGAGCCGGACGACCGGATGCGTGCGGTCGCCGCGGAGCTCGTGGGGAAGGGGTCCTCGTACGCCGGCAGCGCGGAGGGGATCCCGCTGCCGGACGCGTCGGTGGATGCCGTCCTCGTCGGGCAGGCGTGGCACTGGGTGGACCCCGTGCGGGCCGTCCCCGAGGTGGCCCGGGTCCTGCGACCGGGCGGGGTGCTCGGCATCGTGTGGAACCTGCGCGACGACCGCGAGCCGTGGGTCGCGGCGCTCGGGGACCTGCTGGCGCTGGAGGACGGCTACCTGGGGTTCCGGTCGGTGGACGTCCCGCAGCTGGACGACGCGCTGTTCTCCCCGGTGACCCGGCACGACGTCGAGCACCGGGTGGACGTCGACGAGGAGCGGCTGGTGGCGCTGGTCGGCACCTTCTCCGCGATCGCCCTGCGCCCGGACTCCGCGCAGGTGCTGCAGCGGGTCCGCGACCTGGTGCGCGGGCGTCCCGAGCTCGACCCGGAGGGCTTCGTGCTGCCGTACGTGGCCCTGGCCTACCGCGCCGTCCGCCACTGA
- a CDS encoding crotonase/enoyl-CoA hydratase family protein — MGDRVTVERDGHVLLVGVNRPDKRNAWDLATIDEVGAAYELLGTDDDLRVGVVFGHGDHFSAGLDLAEVGPRVAETGPGALGGDHAYDPFGVWGPAVPKPVVMAVQGIAFTLSIELALASDIVVAADDVRFRQLEIGRGILPFGGATFRAPQALGWGNAMRFLLTAEEFGAAEALRIGLVQEVVAPGDQLARARQIAATVAAQAPLGVQATLANARIGRALGPEAARDDLVEQLPRIMASQDAVEGVLSFVERREARFQGR; from the coding sequence ATGGGCGACCGGGTGACGGTGGAGCGCGACGGGCACGTGCTGCTGGTCGGCGTCAACCGGCCGGACAAGCGCAACGCCTGGGACCTCGCGACGATCGACGAGGTTGGCGCCGCGTACGAGCTGCTCGGCACCGACGACGACCTGCGGGTCGGGGTGGTGTTCGGGCACGGGGACCACTTCAGCGCCGGGCTGGACCTCGCCGAGGTGGGCCCGCGGGTCGCCGAGACCGGACCGGGCGCGCTCGGAGGCGACCACGCGTACGACCCCTTCGGCGTCTGGGGTCCGGCGGTGCCCAAGCCGGTGGTGATGGCCGTCCAGGGCATCGCGTTCACGCTGTCGATCGAGCTGGCCCTGGCCAGCGACATCGTGGTGGCCGCGGACGACGTGCGGTTCCGGCAGCTGGAGATCGGCCGCGGGATCCTGCCCTTCGGAGGTGCGACGTTCCGCGCCCCGCAGGCGCTCGGCTGGGGCAATGCGATGCGGTTCCTGCTCACCGCGGAGGAGTTCGGGGCGGCCGAGGCGCTGCGGATCGGGCTGGTCCAGGAGGTGGTGGCCCCCGGCGACCAGCTCGCTCGGGCACGGCAGATCGCGGCGACGGTCGCCGCGCAGGCTCCCCTGGGGGTCCAGGCGACCCTGGCGAACGCGCGGATCGGCCGCGCCCTCGGCCCCGAGGCCGCCCGGGACGACCTGGTCGAGCAGCTGCCTCGGATCATGGCCAGCCAGGACGCCGTCGAGGGCGTCCTCAGCTTCGTCGAGCGGCGCGAGGCCCGGTTCCAGGGCCGCTGA
- a CDS encoding AAA family ATPase: protein MTDVVPAPDQAVGSDLDRELEREQAYVTTLYDRLDTVRAETRGRLDSTRRTRAEGTHQSRSERDAFAAAYESRLAQLEAVEERLVFGRLDHRDGARHYVGRIGLSDPDQTQLLLDWRAPAARHFYQATAAEPGTVVRRRHLTTRDRRVTHLEDEALDLGALDGEDLVGLSGEGALIAALGAERTGRMHDIVATIQAEQDRIIRSEMRGTLVVQGGPGTGKTAVALHRAAYLLYTFRRRLAGSGMLLVGPSEVFLHYIEQVLPSLGETDVVMATPGRLFPGVDAETDDPPEVAAVKGDLRMAKVIARAIGLRQRVPDAPLVFDLDGRRLVLQPDVVAAARHRHARRPHNIARNRVLTELLDHLALQYARLIGAGTGDVDVPSLRAEIGAYRDVRRELNLLWMPLEATQVLADLYADPGYLAAAAPGLSPRERQLLLRPRGSAWTVSDVPLLDEAAELLGVDDTEARRERARARAQREQEVAYARESLRGSAAAAMVTAEQLADRFADDGPWLSVAERAAGDRTWTYGHVVVDEAQELSPMMWRLVTRRCPSRSMTVVGDVMQTGSVSGSRTWAATLDRHARDRWRLEELTVNYRTPATVMDRAVTTVRAAGLDVTPPTSVRDLPDAYGATRVRATDASSVAGAVAGVRGRHPQGTVAVVLPRGRDPQPVADALGGLLVEPVGVGPTALDRPVCVLTVEQVKGLEFDTVVVVEPADVLAGGARGAGDLYVALTRPTRHLHVVHAEPLPPGLG, encoded by the coding sequence GTGACCGACGTCGTCCCCGCCCCCGACCAGGCCGTCGGCAGCGACCTCGACCGCGAGCTCGAGCGCGAGCAGGCGTACGTCACCACGCTGTACGACCGGCTCGACACGGTGCGCGCCGAGACGAGGGGGCGGCTGGACAGCACCCGCCGGACCCGGGCGGAGGGCACCCACCAGAGCCGGTCGGAGCGGGACGCGTTCGCGGCGGCGTACGAGAGCCGGCTGGCCCAGCTCGAGGCCGTGGAGGAGCGGCTGGTGTTCGGCCGGCTGGACCACCGGGACGGGGCGCGGCACTACGTCGGGCGCATCGGGCTGTCCGACCCGGACCAGACCCAGCTGCTGCTCGACTGGCGGGCGCCGGCGGCGCGGCACTTCTACCAGGCCACCGCTGCCGAGCCGGGGACCGTGGTGCGCCGGCGGCACCTCACCACCCGGGACCGCCGGGTCACGCACCTGGAGGACGAGGCCCTCGACCTCGGCGCGCTCGACGGCGAGGACCTGGTCGGGCTCAGTGGCGAGGGCGCCCTGATCGCGGCCCTGGGCGCGGAGCGCACCGGACGGATGCACGACATCGTCGCGACGATCCAGGCCGAGCAGGACCGCATCATCCGCTCGGAGATGCGCGGGACGCTGGTCGTGCAGGGCGGCCCGGGGACCGGCAAGACCGCGGTGGCGCTGCACCGCGCGGCCTACCTGCTCTACACCTTCCGGCGCCGGCTGGCGGGCAGCGGCATGCTGCTGGTGGGGCCGAGCGAGGTGTTCCTGCACTACATCGAGCAGGTGCTGCCGTCCCTGGGCGAGACCGACGTGGTCATGGCGACCCCGGGCCGGTTGTTCCCCGGCGTCGACGCCGAGACGGACGACCCGCCCGAGGTCGCGGCGGTCAAGGGCGACCTGCGGATGGCCAAGGTCATCGCGCGCGCGATCGGCCTGCGCCAGCGGGTCCCCGACGCACCCTTGGTGTTCGACCTCGACGGGCGAAGGCTGGTGCTGCAGCCGGATGTCGTCGCGGCCGCCCGGCACCGGCACGCCCGCCGGCCGCACAACATCGCACGCAACCGGGTGCTGACCGAGCTGCTGGACCACCTGGCCCTGCAGTACGCCCGCCTCATCGGCGCGGGGACCGGCGACGTCGACGTGCCGTCGCTGCGCGCCGAGATCGGCGCCTACCGCGACGTCCGGCGCGAGCTCAACCTGCTCTGGATGCCGCTGGAGGCGACCCAGGTCCTCGCCGACCTGTACGCCGACCCCGGCTACCTCGCGGCGGCGGCGCCCGGGCTCTCACCGCGCGAACGCCAGCTGCTGCTGCGGCCGCGGGGGTCCGCGTGGACCGTGTCCGACGTCCCGCTGCTCGACGAGGCAGCCGAGCTGCTCGGCGTCGACGACACCGAGGCCCGCCGGGAGCGGGCCCGGGCGCGGGCGCAGCGGGAGCAGGAGGTGGCCTACGCGCGGGAGTCGCTGCGCGGCAGCGCCGCCGCGGCGATGGTGACCGCGGAGCAGCTGGCCGACCGGTTCGCCGACGACGGGCCGTGGCTGAGCGTCGCCGAACGCGCGGCCGGTGACCGGACCTGGACGTACGGCCACGTCGTCGTCGACGAGGCCCAGGAGCTGTCGCCGATGATGTGGCGGCTCGTCACCCGGCGCTGCCCGAGCCGGTCGATGACGGTGGTCGGTGACGTGATGCAGACCGGGTCGGTGTCGGGGTCGCGCACCTGGGCCGCGACGCTGGACCGGCACGCCCGCGACCGGTGGCGCCTGGAGGAGCTGACGGTCAACTACCGGACCCCGGCGACCGTCATGGATCGCGCGGTCACCACGGTGCGCGCGGCCGGCCTGGACGTGACCCCGCCGACCTCGGTGCGGGACCTCCCCGACGCGTACGGAGCCACGCGGGTCCGGGCCACCGATGCCTCGTCGGTGGCCGGTGCGGTCGCCGGCGTGCGCGGCCGTCACCCGCAGGGGACGGTCGCGGTGGTGCTGCCGCGGGGCCGCGACCCGCAGCCGGTGGCCGACGCGCTGGGCGGCCTGCTCGTCGAACCCGTCGGGGTCGGTCCGACCGCCCTGGACCGGCCGGTCTGCGTGCTGACCGTGGAGCAGGTGAAGGGCCTGGAGTTCGACACGGTGGTCGTGGTCGAGCCGGCCGACGTCCTCGCCGGCGGCGCGCGCGGGGCCGGGGACCTGTACGTCGCGCTCACGCGACCCACCCGGCACCTGCACGTGGTGCACGCCGAGCCGCTGCCCCCCGGGCTGGGCTGA
- a CDS encoding MMPL family transporter gives MSSALYRLARRCAEHAGLVVTIWILVALAVMGANRTLGGAAADSYELPGTDSAVAQDLLNRAFPGSASEPVPVVLYADGADFSTGADARVAADVAKAMRGLDIVTSVNAPADDPGLVSDDGTTALVQVVVTDRAATEREAGTQVLEAARAAAGDGYTVELGGFLGRQVSRPDTRISEVLGLLAAILVLFLTLRRVSATVIPLVNALVSVALGLAVVGLLSGVVFIPDVAPTLGTMLGLGVGIDYALFLVVRNRVLLARGFDVPDAIGRTSATAGAAMVFAGGTLIAAVTGLVLTGLSFLAWLGLAAAIVVSIAVLASVTLVPALLGLAGRRVLPRSMVEDVDDQALDRSGWARLADAVTTRPWRFAIGSTLVLLLLAAPAVTLSLGHTDASDYPEGTTAREASDLMTAAFGVGESSPLAVVTRLYAVAEAPDEGTADDADSSSGDPRTRDPRLLALRDELAAADGIVSADDFVVSTDGGVAVARVVPEWASSDPQTEVLVRDLRSDVLPAATAGAAMSAHVGGLSAALTDLSQLIAERTPWFILGVVSLSFLLLMLAYRSLLIPAKAAAMNLISIAAAYGVVTAVFQWGWGASLIGLDGPVPIESYVPMMIFAVLFGLSMDYEVFLLTAFREHWERSGDMTVAVRRGLADTGRVVTAAALIMVVVFGSFVLSDNAVVKMFGIGLATAVAVDASIVRCLLVPSIMVLAAKGTWWLPRWLDRLLPQVHVEGDPAALALGSQWGERAPGPRPWRRRMRAALGAVVGVLVAALLVPRLGLAPPDAGVATVAAAVLGGVLVLLPGSGPRGRDPSLASRAAGFVLGVGLAGTLLLVLHAAVVPARAGSALVPATAMLVLGAALLLLVPRWLSLPAVLGVVAAGIAVLAVPEDQRSAGLMVTAVLLPALVAVLVAAAVAAVLPAPATPAPATPAPATPDPSASGGLWSASGDPDQPQPSTRGVGGVVADAVGEGETR, from the coding sequence GTGAGCAGTGCGCTCTACCGCCTGGCTCGACGCTGCGCCGAGCACGCGGGGCTCGTGGTGACGATCTGGATCCTCGTCGCCCTGGCGGTGATGGGGGCCAACCGGACTCTGGGCGGCGCGGCGGCGGATTCCTACGAGCTACCCGGCACGGACAGCGCGGTCGCGCAGGACCTGCTCAACCGAGCGTTCCCCGGCTCGGCCTCGGAACCCGTCCCGGTCGTGCTCTACGCGGACGGGGCCGACTTCAGTACCGGCGCCGACGCCCGAGTCGCAGCCGACGTCGCGAAGGCCATGCGCGGGCTCGACATCGTCACCTCGGTGAACGCGCCGGCCGACGACCCGGGTCTGGTCTCCGACGATGGGACGACCGCGTTGGTCCAGGTCGTGGTCACCGACCGTGCCGCCACCGAGCGGGAGGCCGGGACGCAGGTCCTCGAGGCTGCGCGCGCCGCGGCCGGCGACGGCTACACCGTGGAGCTCGGCGGTTTCCTGGGTCGGCAGGTGTCGCGCCCGGACACGCGGATCAGCGAGGTGCTGGGCCTGCTCGCGGCGATCCTCGTCCTGTTCCTCACGCTGCGGAGGGTGTCCGCCACGGTCATCCCGCTGGTCAACGCCCTGGTGTCGGTGGCGCTGGGACTCGCGGTGGTGGGGCTGCTCAGCGGGGTGGTGTTCATCCCGGACGTGGCGCCGACCCTGGGCACGATGCTGGGGCTCGGGGTCGGCATCGACTATGCGCTCTTCCTCGTCGTCCGCAACCGGGTGCTGCTCGCCCGAGGGTTCGACGTGCCGGACGCGATCGGCCGGACCTCGGCCACCGCCGGGGCCGCGATGGTCTTCGCCGGCGGCACGCTGATCGCCGCCGTCACGGGACTGGTGCTCACCGGGCTGTCCTTCCTCGCCTGGCTGGGCCTGGCAGCCGCGATCGTCGTGAGCATCGCCGTCCTGGCGTCGGTGACGCTGGTCCCGGCACTGCTCGGCCTCGCCGGGCGCCGGGTGCTGCCACGGTCGATGGTGGAGGACGTCGACGACCAGGCCCTGGACCGGTCCGGCTGGGCCCGGCTCGCCGACGCGGTGACGACCCGGCCGTGGCGGTTCGCGATCGGGTCCACCCTGGTGCTGCTGCTTCTCGCCGCCCCGGCGGTGACTCTCTCGCTGGGCCACACCGACGCCTCGGACTACCCGGAGGGCACCACCGCACGCGAGGCGAGCGACCTGATGACGGCCGCCTTCGGCGTGGGCGAGTCGTCCCCGCTGGCGGTGGTGACCCGGCTGTACGCGGTCGCCGAGGCGCCGGACGAGGGGACCGCGGACGATGCGGACAGCAGCTCGGGCGACCCGCGCACGCGGGACCCCCGGCTGCTCGCGCTGCGGGACGAGCTGGCCGCCGCCGACGGCATCGTCAGCGCGGACGACTTCGTCGTGAGCACCGACGGCGGCGTCGCGGTGGCCCGGGTCGTGCCGGAGTGGGCGTCGTCGGACCCGCAGACCGAGGTGCTGGTCCGGGACCTGCGCTCCGACGTGCTTCCGGCGGCGACCGCCGGCGCGGCGATGTCCGCCCATGTCGGGGGGCTGTCGGCCGCCCTCACCGACCTGTCGCAGCTGATCGCGGAGAGGACGCCGTGGTTCATCCTCGGCGTGGTCAGCCTGTCCTTCCTGCTGCTGATGCTGGCCTACCGGTCGTTGCTGATCCCCGCCAAGGCGGCGGCGATGAACCTGATCTCCATCGCGGCGGCGTACGGGGTCGTGACCGCGGTCTTCCAGTGGGGCTGGGGGGCGTCGCTGATCGGTCTGGACGGCCCGGTGCCGATCGAGTCGTACGTCCCCATGATGATCTTCGCGGTGCTGTTCGGGCTGTCGATGGACTACGAGGTGTTCCTGCTCACCGCGTTCCGGGAGCACTGGGAGCGCAGCGGCGACATGACGGTCGCGGTCCGGCGCGGCCTGGCCGACACCGGGCGAGTGGTCACCGCGGCGGCGCTCATCATGGTCGTGGTGTTCGGCAGCTTCGTGCTGTCGGACAACGCCGTGGTGAAGATGTTCGGCATCGGGCTGGCCACCGCCGTGGCCGTGGACGCCAGCATCGTGCGCTGCCTGCTGGTCCCGTCGATCATGGTCCTCGCCGCGAAGGGCACCTGGTGGCTGCCCCGCTGGCTGGACCGGCTGCTGCCGCAGGTGCACGTCGAGGGGGATCCCGCAGCGCTGGCCCTGGGCTCGCAGTGGGGGGAACGGGCGCCTGGACCGCGGCCGTGGCGGCGCCGGATGCGAGCGGCACTCGGTGCGGTGGTCGGCGTCCTGGTCGCCGCCCTGCTGGTGCCCCGGCTCGGGCTGGCGCCGCCGGACGCCGGCGTGGCGACGGTGGCCGCCGCCGTGCTGGGCGGGGTGCTGGTCCTGCTGCCGGGGTCGGGTCCCCGCGGCCGTGACCCGTCGCTGGCGTCGAGGGCCGCGGGGTTCGTTCTCGGCGTGGGCCTGGCGGGGACGCTGCTCCTCGTGCTGCACGCCGCCGTGGTCCCGGCCCGGGCGGGAAGTGCGCTGGTCCCGGCGACCGCGATGCTCGTGCTCGGGGCGGCGCTGCTGCTGCTCGTGCCCCGGTGGCTGTCGCTGCCGGCGGTGCTCGGGGTGGTCGCCGCCGGGATCGCGGTGCTGGCGGTGCCCGAGGACCAGCGCTCGGCCGGGCTGATGGTCACCGCGGTGCTCCTGCCGGCGCTCGTGGCCGTGCTGGTCGCGGCCGCCGTGGCGGCGGTCCTCCCCGCCCCGGCCACCCCGGCCCCGGCCACCCCGGCCCCGGCCACCCCGGACCCCTCCGCGAGTGGAGGGTTGTGGTCGGCGTCAGGGGACCCAGACCAGCCACAACCCTCCACTCGCGGGGTGGGGGGCGTCGTGGCCGATGCCGTGGGCGAGGGGGAGACCCGATGA
- a CDS encoding AMP-binding protein, translated as MNPLADLLLAATAVDPDRLAVRAPDGVDWTYAELEAHSAAAAAMLVERGVRPGDRVVVATAKSAAALAVILGCTRVGAVLVPLSPAFPDAELARLVTDADPAALVVDAGRHVDALDLAPGVTTIPLSPRSPTRPGGSLATPVDAPRVPADPAAVVYTSGTTGAPKGAVLSHGALVASATTLASAWGMTADDVLLHVLPLDHVHGLFVAAQTILAVGGTLLLEPRFDVDRAVALLPGATVLMGVPTHYARLLLHPGFDRASAGSLRLLTSGSAPMSAALHRAVEERTGLQVLERYGMTETCILTSNPLHGERRPGSVGQPLPGVSVRVVDGEGAESAPGAVGHVQVRTPCAFDGYWRRPELTRDWLSTDGWIRTGDLGRVDADGYLTLVGREKDLVITGGLNVYPADVERVLDAQPEVAESAVVGLPDDDLGERLVAVVVPAPGHVVDPDDLVARLRADLAGYQVPRDVRVVAALPRNAMGKVQKQRLRADPPPPR; from the coding sequence ATGAACCCGCTGGCCGACCTCCTGCTCGCGGCGACCGCCGTCGATCCGGATCGGCTCGCGGTGCGAGCGCCCGACGGAGTTGACTGGACGTACGCGGAACTCGAGGCGCACAGCGCAGCCGCGGCGGCAATGCTGGTCGAGCGCGGCGTCCGGCCCGGCGACCGCGTGGTGGTCGCCACGGCGAAGTCGGCGGCGGCGCTTGCGGTGATCCTGGGCTGCACCCGGGTGGGCGCCGTGCTCGTCCCGCTGTCGCCCGCCTTCCCCGACGCCGAGCTGGCCCGCCTGGTCACCGACGCCGACCCTGCCGCGCTCGTCGTGGACGCCGGGCGGCACGTCGACGCCCTCGACCTGGCCCCGGGCGTCACCACCATCCCCCTGTCGCCGCGTTCGCCCACGCGGCCCGGCGGGTCCCTGGCGACCCCGGTCGACGCACCCCGGGTCCCCGCGGACCCGGCCGCGGTCGTCTACACCTCGGGCACGACCGGCGCCCCCAAGGGCGCGGTGCTGAGCCACGGCGCCCTCGTCGCCAGCGCCACCACCCTTGCCAGCGCGTGGGGCATGACGGCCGACGACGTGCTGCTGCACGTGCTTCCTCTCGACCACGTGCACGGCCTGTTCGTGGCGGCGCAGACCATCTTGGCCGTGGGCGGGACGCTGCTGCTCGAGCCCCGGTTCGACGTGGACCGGGCAGTGGCTCTGCTACCTGGCGCCACCGTGCTGATGGGCGTCCCCACGCACTACGCGAGGCTGCTGTTGCACCCCGGGTTCGACCGCGCATCCGCCGGGTCGCTACGGCTGCTGACCTCCGGGTCAGCACCGATGTCGGCCGCGCTGCACCGGGCCGTCGAGGAGCGGACCGGGCTGCAGGTGCTCGAGCGGTACGGCATGACCGAGACCTGCATCCTGACGTCGAACCCGCTGCACGGGGAGCGCCGCCCCGGCTCGGTCGGGCAGCCACTGCCCGGGGTCTCCGTACGCGTCGTCGACGGCGAGGGCGCCGAGTCCGCGCCCGGCGCCGTGGGGCACGTGCAGGTACGCACACCCTGCGCCTTCGACGGCTACTGGCGGCGGCCCGAGCTGACACGGGACTGGCTCAGCACGGACGGCTGGATCCGCACCGGCGACCTCGGCCGGGTCGACGCGGACGGCTACCTCACGCTGGTGGGACGGGAGAAGGACCTGGTCATCACCGGCGGCCTCAACGTCTACCCCGCCGACGTGGAGCGCGTCCTGGACGCGCAACCGGAGGTCGCCGAGTCCGCTGTGGTGGGCCTGCCCGATGACGACCTGGGCGAGCGTCTGGTCGCTGTGGTCGTCCCCGCCCCCGGGCACGTCGTGGACCCCGACGACCTGGTGGCCCGGCTGCGGGCGGACCTGGCCGGCTACCAGGTGCCGCGGGACGTCCGGGTCGTGGCTGCACTGCCCCGCAACGCGATGGGCAAGGTGCAGAAGCAGCGCCTGCGCGCCGACCCCCCTCCCCCGCGCTGA